GTACCAAGTGGCACCTATGAACCAAAGAGATGATGTTAATAAAAAATAACACATTTATGCACATTTAATTTTCTACACACTCAATTACCTCAAAGAATCTTTGTCTCTCACTACATATATAACTGCCAGAATTACCTCAAAACAAAATTGAATTGCATTGTGAACACTCGTTAACGAGAGGAACTCTAGACTTTTACCGCCAAAGAACACGTTGTTGTAGTTGTTATTTGGGAATCAAATACTCATGAATTTTTGAGTTTTTCTCTCCACAAATGCACTcttcaatacaaaaaaaaaaaacattttttctcttgtattttatGGCTTTTGTTAACTTGTAAATCTGATTTGTTTTTTCTAAAAATGGTTAGTTCCGTTGTTACCATCTCaagtttatattattttattttatacaaCACAAAATCGATTTAACTTTTTTCTGGAAGTATCATATTCGTGGACCCTACTTGAGATCTCTACGGCCATGATTTGATCCTTCCTCTTGCACATTTTCTTCCTCCTCTCTGTTCATGGAGAGTGATTGGAACCCTTTAAAATCTAAAAGCTCTTAGATCATGTTTTTCGTAACCAATTTTCACCTGTATCTTTACCCCAAAACAAATTGACAGGAACCATTCAAATCTAAGCATAAAAACCTTAAATTACGTTTCTGGTAATCAAATCCACATGCACCTTTACCCTAAAACAGATCAATAATATGATGTTTAATCATCCAAATTAGTTGATAAAACCCCAAAAAGATTTAAAGAATTTTTGATGCGTTAGTTACTCATTTGAATGCTCCTTCACCTTCATTATATTCACAGTAGAGAACCTTCTTCACAGTAGAAATAGAGACATTAGCGTGTTACAGTATCGTAAACATGGAGAAGAACAAGATAAAACGGGAAGATGAACATCAAAAAGGAAAGTCAGAGTGAATTAAGGACGTGATTAACAAAGAATACGGGTACCAGTGGAATTTAGATCTCACTGATAAAGAGATTAAGTTATTACTGTACCGACGGCTGGTTTGTATTCCCCGTATAAGTGTTGGACGAAAATACCCCTGTTGACGCGTATATTCTTATCTTATGCATGGATGTACGAGATAACAAAACACATTTAATAAAAAAAACGATAAAACTGTTCAAACACAAGGTTTCCAACTTTCTATGCATTTTGCCAAATGTTGTATCACAAATATTCCCACAAAAAAAGAGGTTACAAAGTACCCCAGTTAACTTTAGGAATTCCAATCCATTCCCAATGTTAGGCATGCATTGATCAGGTATTATATAGGTTAGCTCATTAAAGGCAGGAGGAGTTAATTCCGAGGAGGAATCGCAACGTGGCCGATGTTGCTCAGAGGAATATACTATTTACCAACTGAACGATGTATATATAGTAGTATAAGGAGACCTAAACATGAGGAACTTCAATCTTAAAACATCATAAGACTAACAGATATCGAAGTGTTAGAGTTAGAGATGGCAGCAGTAAGCAGAAATATTTGCGGGTCGATTTTTGTTATAGCGCTCTTAGTTTCAATTCTAACATCAACAGCAATTGCACTTTCAGGCCGGAATGTCCCAGGGTGTGAAGATGAGACTAAAGCTTTGGTAGACCTTTGTGCAAAGTATGTACTGAAGAGAGGACGTCATGATATTCGACCAGCGAAGAATTGTTGTGCTTTGGTCAGGGAAGTTGATATAAATTGTATTTGTACTTATGCCACTAAAGAAGTCGCAAAACTCATTAGCATGCATAAGGTTTTCTTTGTTGCTGCTACTTGTGGCAGAAAACTTCCTCATATGAAAAAATGTGGAAGTATTAGAATCGGTTCGGGGTAAGAAGTTGGATCTATCGAATAAGAGAAACGAAAAAGGAGAACTATGGACAAATGAAagacaagaagatgaagattaaGATCTAGAAACATAAGCAGACATGTATTAGTCTCAATAGTCGATAACTTTGAGGTGTTAAACCCTTGTTTTAATTCTATGATTTTTGTTATAATCTCGTTTTCACTATCGCTTTCGACTCCTCACAAATCAAATTTCAACATCTTCT
The nucleotide sequence above comes from Papaver somniferum cultivar HN1 unplaced genomic scaffold, ASM357369v1 unplaced-scaffold_115, whole genome shotgun sequence. Encoded proteins:
- the LOC113329086 gene encoding uncharacterized protein LOC113329086, whose protein sequence is MAAVSRNICGSIFVIALLVSILTSTAIALSGRNVPGCEDETKALVDLCAKYVLKRGRHDIRPAKNCCALVREVDINCICTYATKEVAKLISMHKVFFVAATCGRKLPHMKKCGSIRIGSG